In one Bacteroidota bacterium genomic region, the following are encoded:
- the sppA gene encoding signal peptide peptidase SppA encodes MSKSTKWFLFIFSMLMVVGVVFSFLFYSAIRSVSDGSKEVVTVGRGAKLALVELVGEIRSSEDIIRQLKKYREDSSIKGILLRIDSPGGAVVPSQEMYEEVRKTRDVKPVVVSMGSLAASGGYYVAVGASKLVANRGTLTGSVGVIAEFLQLQEAMKKLGVDVKTVKSGKLKDAGTPMRNMTDEAEKYFQWLLDDVHRQFVTVVEQERKLKHSDAVALSDGRVYTGEQAIGLGLVDTLGTYEDAVRIAAGLSGIEGEPAIVKEREKKKFFDRMFGDVGESISDIKEAILQKPIMSYRFTGPY; translated from the coding sequence ATGTCAAAATCGACAAAATGGTTTCTGTTCATTTTCAGCATGCTGATGGTCGTTGGTGTTGTGTTCTCATTTCTCTTCTATTCAGCAATCAGGTCGGTGAGTGACGGTTCAAAGGAGGTTGTCACGGTCGGGCGCGGAGCGAAACTAGCCCTCGTGGAACTGGTCGGCGAAATCCGATCCTCCGAAGATATTATCAGGCAACTGAAAAAGTATCGTGAAGACTCATCCATCAAAGGAATTCTTCTTCGTATTGATTCTCCCGGTGGAGCGGTTGTTCCGAGTCAGGAAATGTATGAGGAAGTTCGCAAGACCCGCGACGTAAAACCCGTTGTGGTTTCAATGGGGTCACTTGCTGCAAGCGGAGGCTACTATGTTGCGGTCGGCGCCTCGAAGCTCGTTGCGAATCGCGGCACACTCACAGGAAGTGTCGGCGTGATCGCCGAGTTCCTGCAACTGCAGGAAGCGATGAAGAAGTTAGGTGTTGATGTCAAGACAGTGAAATCAGGCAAGTTGAAGGATGCGGGCACCCCGATGCGCAACATGACCGACGAAGCGGAAAAGTACTTCCAATGGTTGCTGGATGATGTGCACCGGCAGTTTGTGACAGTTGTTGAGCAGGAACGGAAACTGAAACACTCCGATGCCGTTGCGCTTTCTGATGGGCGGGTGTACACAGGCGAACAGGCAATCGGGTTGGGCCTTGTTGACACGCTCGGAACGTACGAAGATGCCGTTCGCATTGCCGCAGGCCTTTCGGGCATCGAAGGTGAGCCGGCGATTGTGAAAGAGCGTGAGAAGAAGAAGTTCTTCGACAGAATGTTTGGAGACGTCGGCGAAAGCATCTCGGATATCAAAGAGGCGATCTTACAGAAGCCGATCAT
- the lon gene encoding endopeptidase La, which yields MKRTQVPQALAILPLRNSVFFPGQIMPLSVGRESSIRVIEEALKDDGHIVIVAQTDGNIEKPTEKDIHWVGTLAKVLKQFTLADGTRSVLMQGIERVQLLSILHAEPYLRAVVRSLDEPAESGMEIDAMATNIKNLFRKVVELSPNLTEEHLSVILNAEEHGGMADIATSLLPVSVEEKQKILETFDFRRRLEELTLLLTKLVQKLELGSKIQSEVQDGINKSQREYYLREQMKAIKRELGEDDEGVELTELRKRIDEAHLPDEALKVAEKELKRLAQMNQASAEYTVSRTYLDWILDLPWSIGTEDNLDIKKAKEVLENDHYGLENVKKRILEYLAVRKLKNDMRGPILVFVGPPGVGKTSLGRSIANALGRKFVRISLGGVHDEAEIRGHRRTYIGALPGRIIQGLRKAGSNNPVLMLDEVDKVGNDFRGDPSAALLEVLDPEQNSTFSDHYLEIPFDLSKVMFIATANMIEPVPPALRDRMEIIEIPSYVEDEKLHIATRFLLPKQAKEHGLQAEQIRFTDDALRGIIAGYTREAGVRNLERKIAAVARGVAKDIAEGTITKATIARDNLTKYLGQQKFFPDVAERINRPGIAVGLAWTPVGGDILFIEATKMKGKGNLTLTGQLGDVMKESVQAAMSFISSHARELGLDENFRNETDIHVHVPAGAIPKDGPSAGVTMLTALTSLFTDRLVRNDLAMTGEITLRGAVLPIGGVKEKVIAANRAGIKTLILPERNKLDLDDVPKSALEGMTFHFVKEMADVLKLALHSKEDSVKNRMGEFSLEAVAVN from the coding sequence ATGAAGAGAACACAAGTCCCGCAGGCCCTGGCGATATTGCCGCTCCGAAATTCGGTGTTTTTCCCCGGCCAAATCATGCCGTTATCCGTTGGACGGGAAAGCAGCATCCGCGTTATTGAGGAAGCATTGAAAGATGACGGCCACATCGTCATCGTTGCTCAAACCGATGGAAACATCGAAAAACCAACGGAGAAGGATATCCATTGGGTCGGAACGCTCGCCAAAGTGTTGAAGCAATTCACTCTTGCCGACGGCACACGCAGCGTGCTCATGCAGGGGATTGAGCGGGTACAGCTTCTTTCCATTCTGCATGCCGAACCGTACCTCCGTGCCGTTGTCCGGTCCCTCGACGAACCAGCCGAAAGCGGAATGGAAATAGACGCGATGGCAACGAATATCAAGAACTTGTTCAGGAAAGTTGTCGAGCTTTCCCCTAATCTGACGGAAGAACATCTCTCGGTTATCCTGAACGCCGAGGAGCACGGAGGCATGGCGGATATCGCCACATCGCTGTTGCCGGTGTCTGTCGAAGAGAAGCAGAAGATTCTGGAGACATTCGATTTTCGGAGGCGATTGGAAGAACTGACGCTTTTGTTGACGAAACTCGTCCAGAAACTCGAGTTAGGGAGCAAGATCCAATCCGAAGTACAGGACGGAATCAACAAATCTCAGCGGGAATACTACCTCCGCGAGCAGATGAAAGCAATCAAGAGAGAGCTGGGAGAGGATGATGAAGGGGTCGAACTGACCGAACTTCGCAAGCGCATCGATGAGGCTCATCTTCCCGATGAAGCCTTGAAAGTTGCCGAAAAGGAACTGAAACGACTCGCGCAAATGAACCAGGCCTCTGCCGAGTATACCGTCAGCAGAACGTATCTCGATTGGATTCTCGACTTGCCGTGGAGTATAGGCACGGAAGATAATCTTGACATCAAGAAGGCGAAAGAAGTTCTCGAGAATGATCATTACGGTTTGGAGAATGTAAAGAAGAGAATTCTGGAGTACCTTGCCGTTCGGAAGTTGAAAAACGATATGCGCGGCCCGATCCTCGTGTTTGTCGGCCCGCCCGGCGTCGGCAAGACATCCCTTGGGCGCTCGATTGCCAATGCGCTCGGCAGGAAATTCGTTCGCATTTCGCTCGGCGGCGTGCACGACGAGGCGGAGATCCGCGGTCACCGGCGAACCTATATTGGAGCATTGCCCGGCAGGATTATTCAAGGATTGCGCAAGGCAGGCTCCAACAACCCTGTCCTCATGTTAGATGAGGTAGACAAGGTCGGAAATGATTTTCGCGGCGATCCCTCTGCGGCTTTGCTTGAGGTTCTTGATCCCGAACAGAATTCAACATTCAGCGACCACTATCTTGAGATTCCGTTCGATCTTTCGAAAGTCATGTTCATTGCAACCGCGAACATGATTGAACCTGTGCCTCCGGCGTTGCGCGACAGGATGGAGATTATCGAGATTCCAAGCTACGTCGAGGACGAGAAGCTTCACATTGCAACACGATTTCTGTTGCCGAAACAGGCGAAAGAACATGGTTTGCAAGCCGAGCAAATCCGGTTCACGGATGATGCCTTGAGGGGGATCATCGCCGGCTACACACGTGAGGCTGGTGTCCGGAATCTCGAACGAAAAATAGCTGCCGTTGCCCGTGGCGTTGCAAAGGACATCGCCGAAGGAACGATAACGAAGGCAACCATCGCCAGGGACAATCTCACCAAGTATCTTGGTCAACAGAAATTCTTTCCCGATGTTGCCGAACGCATCAATCGGCCGGGTATCGCTGTGGGGCTTGCCTGGACTCCTGTGGGCGGCGATATTCTTTTCATCGAAGCAACGAAGATGAAAGGGAAAGGCAATCTCACGCTCACCGGGCAACTCGGTGATGTGATGAAAGAATCAGTTCAGGCGGCGATGAGTTTCATCTCCTCTCACGCAAGAGAACTCGGGTTGGATGAGAATTTCCGGAACGAAACGGACATTCACGTGCATGTCCCCGCGGGCGCAATCCCGAAGGATGGCCCGTCTGCCGGGGTGACGATGTTGACAGCATTGACATCGCTGTTCACGGATCGCCTGGTTCGAAATGATCTCGCGATGACGGGAGAGATAACACTGCGCGGAGCCGTACTGCCGATCGGCGGTGTGAAAGAAAAAGTGATTGCCGCCAACCGTGCCGGCATCAAGACTTTGATACTGCCCGAGCGCAACAAGCTCGATCTTGATGATGTTCCGAAGAGCGCGTTGGAAGGGATGACATTCCATTTTGTGAAAGAGATGGCGGATGTGTTGAAACTGGCACTCCATTCCAAAGAAGACTCTGTAAAGAACCGGATGGGCGAGTTCAGTCTCGAGGCGGTTGCAGTGAACTGA
- a CDS encoding Hsp20/alpha crystallin family protein — MSLIRWNPVRDLATFPSDILGMQKEINHLFDRFFRGGTPEEGDIMPTAWLPAVDLVEKDDEFVAHVELPGVNKDDVKITLQDNILTLRGEKKEEKETKQSSYHRLERSYGSFQRSFTLPTMVKADKVEAQYKDGILTISLPKAEEAKRKQIEVKVR; from the coding sequence ATGTCACTCATACGTTGGAACCCGGTTCGCGATTTGGCGACCTTCCCTTCTGACATTTTAGGCATGCAGAAGGAGATCAATCACCTGTTCGACCGCTTCTTCCGGGGCGGTACGCCGGAGGAAGGCGACATCATGCCGACCGCGTGGCTGCCTGCGGTCGACCTCGTTGAGAAAGATGACGAGTTTGTTGCGCACGTCGAGCTTCCCGGCGTCAACAAAGACGACGTGAAGATTACGCTGCAGGACAACATTCTCACCCTCCGCGGCGAAAAGAAGGAAGAGAAAGAAACGAAACAATCCAGCTATCATCGTCTCGAACGAAGCTACGGGTCATTCCAGCGATCCTTCACGCTTCCGACAATGGTCAAGGCGGACAAAGTCGAAGCACAGTACAAGGACGGCATCCTGACGATCAGTCTGCCCAAAGCCGAAGAGGCGAAGCGCAAGCAGATCGAGGTGAAAGTCCGGTAA
- a CDS encoding Hsp20/alpha crystallin family protein: MSTNNDVTVVQQDNTALMRKPDPVATVTPLTDIYETSDAYVLLLDLPGATKDSISITMDQSSLVIRANVEGYVRENATLLFNEIPGVGFQRAFNLTDGINRDNVDARYENGVLMVKLLKKEQLRPREIRIR; the protein is encoded by the coding sequence ATGTCAACCAACAATGATGTCACAGTCGTGCAGCAGGATAACACAGCTCTGATGCGAAAACCCGACCCGGTTGCCACCGTCACGCCGCTGACTGACATTTACGAAACATCCGATGCGTACGTACTCTTGCTCGATTTGCCCGGGGCTACAAAGGACTCGATCAGTATTACTATGGATCAATCGTCACTTGTGATTCGGGCAAATGTCGAGGGTTATGTGAGAGAAAATGCAACGCTTCTGTTCAACGAAATTCCCGGCGTCGGCTTTCAGCGGGCATTCAACCTTACCGACGGCATCAACCGTGACAATGTTGATGCACGATACGAGAACGGCGTGCTGATGGTGAAGTTGTTGAAGAAAGAACAGTTGAGACCACGAGAGATTCGGATTCGATAA
- a CDS encoding Hsp20/alpha crystallin family protein has product MVVQVRRYPTFNPLLSEIADFERQVAKAFDGFLSGEPEVSRTYAPPMDIVENGNETLVVTALSGMSKDDVKISVENEILTISGTRKEIQLPEKARWVRNEIRTGQFTRSIRLPKGTDAGKISAEMHNGLLKIVLPKAEEVKPREIRVQ; this is encoded by the coding sequence ATGGTAGTACAAGTTCGTCGCTATCCAACTTTCAATCCGCTCTTGAGCGAGATCGCCGATTTCGAACGCCAGGTGGCAAAGGCGTTTGATGGTTTTCTTTCGGGCGAGCCGGAAGTCAGCCGGACCTACGCTCCGCCGATGGATATTGTCGAGAACGGCAACGAGACGCTTGTCGTTACAGCGCTTTCCGGGATGAGCAAGGACGACGTGAAGATTTCGGTTGAAAACGAAATTCTGACTATTTCCGGCACACGCAAAGAAATCCAGTTGCCCGAAAAAGCCCGATGGGTACGAAATGAAATTCGAACCGGGCAATTCACACGCTCCATCCGCTTGCCAAAAGGAACCGATGCCGGCAAAATTTCTGCTGAAATGCATAACGGCCTGTTGAAGATCGTATTGCCGAAGGCCGAGGAAGTAAAGCCGCGTGAAATTCGTGTCCAATAA
- a CDS encoding c-type cytochrome — MENSMKVSRTVVLCVIAFVSLAQTPSPAQQKSATNKKLIERGEYLVNFGGCNDCHTPKKMGPHGPVLDESKLLSGQPAHEPIPQVPQGVLAPDKWMALTNGHLAAWAGPWGISFARNLTPDIETGLGSWTEEMFIKTLRTGKQMGEGRPILPPMPWENFAKLTDADLKAIFAYLKSLPPIRNAVHDPIPPAGTEH, encoded by the coding sequence ATGGAGAATTCCATGAAAGTCTCACGCACTGTCGTCCTGTGTGTTATAGCGTTCGTTTCTCTGGCACAGACGCCTTCACCGGCGCAACAGAAGTCTGCCACGAACAAGAAACTGATTGAACGAGGTGAGTACCTTGTAAATTTCGGTGGATGCAATGATTGTCATACACCCAAGAAAATGGGACCGCATGGCCCTGTGCTCGACGAATCAAAGCTTCTCTCCGGTCAACCGGCACACGAACCAATTCCGCAAGTTCCACAAGGCGTTCTCGCTCCGGATAAGTGGATGGCACTCACGAACGGGCACTTGGCAGCATGGGCCGGTCCATGGGGCATCAGTTTTGCCCGCAATCTCACGCCCGATATCGAAACAGGACTCGGCAGCTGGACTGAAGAGATGTTCATCAAGACGTTACGTACGGGCAAGCAAATGGGAGAAGGCCGCCCGATTCTTCCGCCGATGCCGTGGGAGAACTTTGCCAAGCTTACCGACGCAGACTTGAAGGCGATCTTCGCATATCTCAAATCATTGCCGCCGATTCGTAACGCCGTGCATGACCCGATTCCGCCGGCAGGGACTGAGCATTAG
- a CDS encoding porin family protein, with protein MKKLLVILTFVTATVSAAQAQFSFSGGPHGGLTFSSFPQGVKDFYGIGFGGGAHADLNIASFLTTRLNFDYSSFPSDKTKLKTQFRVTDPNGNPTNNFEVTGGNVSIIGISLNGIGKIPTHSSVTPYGMIGFGLHILSQSELKVVAAGNTLLTIPSPSSDTNFGMNFGAGVEFGLGHRTKLFVDVKYMLIFTQNANSSHLPVAVGFSF; from the coding sequence ATGAAGAAACTCCTGGTTATCCTGACATTTGTGACTGCGACGGTTTCGGCAGCGCAGGCACAGTTCTCATTCAGCGGCGGCCCGCACGGCGGACTGACATTCTCATCGTTTCCACAAGGAGTGAAGGACTTCTACGGAATCGGGTTTGGCGGCGGCGCACATGCAGACTTGAATATCGCGAGCTTCTTGACGACCCGGTTGAATTTTGATTACAGCTCATTTCCTTCGGACAAGACGAAGCTGAAGACTCAATTCAGGGTTACCGATCCGAACGGGAATCCGACGAACAACTTTGAAGTCACAGGCGGAAATGTCTCGATTATCGGCATTTCGTTGAATGGCATCGGTAAGATTCCGACGCATTCATCCGTTACTCCGTACGGTATGATCGGCTTCGGACTTCACATCCTGAGTCAAAGTGAACTGAAGGTAGTAGCCGCAGGCAATACACTGCTTACCATTCCGTCTCCATCAAGCGACACGAATTTTGGAATGAACTTCGGCGCGGGTGTTGAGTTCGGGTTGGGTCACAGGACGAAGTTGTTTGTTGACGTGAAATATATGTTGATCTTCACGCAGAATGCAAATTCGTCGCATCTTCCGGTAGCTGTAGGCTTTTCGTTCTGA
- a CDS encoding T9SS type A sorting domain-containing protein → MRFASVVALFVLFGWLAEDAASQISIGPDKLPSAGDVFIAHPMDTAGVFEGTAGANKSWNFAGLTSSALPETIRYVNAAATPYVQQFPNASLASVIDDGGFITYAYFSTASSKLTFYGSAGEEFIIQYDDPELQMSTPLHFNDQYSDEFRGVMNGEGFSVRTTGSLNVINDSYGMLVLPGGASMQAARVKFVRQNFDTTFVNGIPLMTSSLTITSYEWFSASAKFPVLQIAYYVHVTNGSTTRIKKVDYHPVAPTSVDERKKDGVAATFRLDQNFPNPFNPATTIGFQLPQSGKVSLKVYTLLGQEVATLLDEELGNGIYAIPFDAGNLASGTYVYRLQVGDAVQTKKLTLLK, encoded by the coding sequence ATGAGATTTGCATCCGTTGTGGCGCTGTTTGTGCTGTTCGGTTGGCTGGCAGAAGACGCTGCCTCCCAGATTTCCATCGGCCCCGACAAGTTGCCTTCCGCAGGTGATGTGTTTATTGCACACCCGATGGATACAGCGGGCGTGTTTGAAGGGACCGCCGGCGCAAACAAATCCTGGAACTTTGCAGGGCTTACGTCAAGTGCATTGCCCGAAACAATTCGGTACGTCAATGCCGCGGCAACTCCTTACGTGCAACAGTTTCCGAATGCGAGCCTTGCCAGTGTAATTGATGACGGCGGCTTCATCACGTACGCGTATTTTTCAACCGCATCAAGCAAGCTCACATTTTACGGTTCGGCCGGCGAGGAGTTTATCATTCAGTACGATGATCCCGAACTTCAAATGTCAACTCCGTTGCACTTCAACGACCAGTACAGCGATGAATTCAGAGGCGTGATGAATGGCGAGGGCTTTTCGGTGAGAACAACCGGCTCGCTGAACGTTATCAACGACAGCTACGGAATGCTGGTACTGCCGGGCGGGGCATCAATGCAGGCGGCACGCGTCAAGTTTGTGCGCCAGAATTTCGATACGACATTTGTCAACGGCATTCCGCTCATGACGTCGTCCTTGACCATCACGTCGTATGAATGGTTCAGTGCCTCCGCCAAGTTTCCTGTTCTGCAGATTGCCTACTACGTTCACGTGACAAACGGCAGTACCACAAGGATCAAGAAGGTCGATTACCACCCCGTTGCGCCGACAAGTGTCGACGAACGGAAGAAAGATGGGGTTGCCGCAACGTTCAGGCTCGATCAGAATTTCCCGAATCCCTTTAATCCGGCAACGACCATTGGTTTCCAGCTTCCGCAATCGGGAAAAGTCTCGTTGAAGGTGTACACCCTCCTCGGTCAGGAAGTTGCGACGTTGCTCGATGAGGAGCTGGGCAACGGCATCTATGCAATTCCCTTTGATGCAGGTAATCTGGCAAGCGGCACGTACGTCTATCGCTTGCAGGTTGGTGATGCAGTTCAGACAAAGAAGTTGACGTTGCTGAAATAG
- a CDS encoding arylamine N-acetyltransferase: protein MDVDAYLRRINFSSSLKANSDTLRNLHRSHMMSVPFENLDIHTGTEILLDESRFFEKIVNRNRGGFCYELNGLFAGLLREIGFDVTLCSAQVFQEERPGPEYDHLTLIVHLDEPWLADVGFGDSFLEPLGMNSAVDQVHGGIAYRISDDGEAVTLWRRKPEGKDEPQYIFNKKPRLLSEFSGMCTYHQTSPLSHFTRKRICSLAMPDGRITLSDNRLILASNGKRTERELTDFEYKVALNEHFGIDLDGSSLATSGSLA from the coding sequence ATGGATGTTGACGCCTACCTTCGCAGAATTAACTTCAGCAGCAGCCTGAAAGCAAATAGCGACACACTTCGGAATCTCCACCGTTCACACATGATGTCCGTGCCGTTTGAGAATCTTGACATTCATACCGGAACGGAGATCCTGTTGGATGAGAGTCGGTTCTTTGAGAAGATTGTCAACAGGAATCGGGGCGGGTTCTGCTACGAGTTGAACGGACTGTTTGCCGGACTTCTTCGCGAGATCGGGTTTGATGTGACACTTTGCTCGGCGCAAGTCTTTCAGGAGGAGAGGCCGGGTCCGGAATACGATCATCTGACGTTGATTGTGCATCTTGATGAGCCGTGGTTGGCAGACGTCGGGTTTGGGGATTCGTTTCTTGAGCCGCTCGGAATGAACAGCGCCGTTGATCAGGTTCATGGGGGCATAGCATATCGGATTAGTGATGACGGTGAGGCTGTTACCCTATGGCGGCGAAAGCCCGAAGGCAAGGATGAGCCGCAATATATCTTCAACAAAAAGCCCCGGTTGCTTTCCGAGTTTTCCGGCATGTGTACGTATCATCAAACTTCGCCGCTTTCTCATTTTACCCGCAAACGCATTTGCTCGCTTGCGATGCCGGACGGAAGAATCACGCTCAGCGACAACAGACTCATTCTTGCCTCAAATGGCAAACGGACAGAGCGTGAGCTTACCGACTTTGAATACAAGGTCGCATTGAACGAACACTTTGGTATTGACCTCGACGGATCTTCTCTCGCCACATCCGGTTCGTTGGCGTAA
- a CDS encoding response regulator transcription factor translates to MITVGIVEDDKDIRTGIQKYLSHQKEFLCEVTGESVEEFLDKAKQVEFPEVILSDIGLPGMSGIDGMRLIKEDHPETDIIMLTVYNDWQKIFDSLRAGASGYLVKNTPLAEIKKAIETVRTGGSVMSPEIARKVMEHFNSPATLQAEKSQPESILTPKEKEIVIGLVDGLSYKLLADRMSISIDTIRFHIKNIYKKLHVNSKAEVISKSLRGEI, encoded by the coding sequence ATGATAACAGTCGGAATTGTCGAAGACGACAAGGACATACGAACAGGCATTCAGAAGTATCTGAGCCATCAGAAAGAGTTTCTCTGCGAAGTGACCGGAGAGTCGGTAGAGGAGTTTCTTGACAAGGCGAAGCAAGTCGAATTTCCTGAAGTGATCCTGAGCGACATCGGCTTGCCGGGTATGTCGGGAATAGACGGCATGCGATTGATCAAGGAAGATCATCCCGAAACGGATATTATCATGCTCACCGTGTACAACGATTGGCAGAAGATTTTCGATTCGTTGCGGGCAGGGGCGTCAGGCTATCTTGTGAAGAATACGCCGCTGGCGGAAATCAAAAAAGCTATTGAGACTGTACGCACAGGCGGCTCCGTCATGTCGCCCGAAATTGCACGCAAGGTAATGGAACATTTCAACTCTCCGGCAACGTTACAAGCGGAGAAGTCGCAGCCCGAATCCATCCTCACGCCGAAAGAAAAAGAAATCGTCATCGGATTGGTGGATGGGTTGAGTTACAAACTGCTTGCAGATCGTATGAGTATCTCGATTGACACGATCCGCTTTCACATCAAGAACATCTACAAAAAACTCCACGTCAACTCCAAGGCGGAAGTAATCAGCAAGTCACTACGGGGAGAGATCTAA